TCGAGACCCTCCTCGGCGAGCGTTCCGCGAAGCTGGTTCGGTGACTCAACGTCGAATTCGTCCTCCCAGTCGCGGATCTGCGCCTTCATGTCGGCGAGACGGTCCGTGAGCTCCTCGACAGTGTGTCCGCTGTCCCGGAGGCGCATCGCCTCCTGCATCGCCTGACGCCGGTAATCGGGGTAGTACGTAGTGTGCGTCCCGCTGTCGTCGCGATGGAGGATCCCGTCGTCGACGAGCCGTTTGAGGACACGCTTGGTCGGCTCGTGTGACCAGCCCGCTTCAGAGGCGATCCAGTTGACCGTGCGCGGCTCCGACAGCTGTCGGGCGACCATCCGGACCCGATCTTCACCTGTGGTTTGGCTGTCCATGATTCCTTCCTCGGAACTCGATTCGTCTTCGGTCATACGTTACCGTTCACGCTCTATCCAAATATAGATTGAGGTCCTTCGTTCTATATCGAATTACTATATTCCGCCAGTTCTTCGACGTAGGTGAGCGGAACCACAGCAAATTCGAAGTCCGGTCTCAGTACCTCTACCTCGGGGGAAGCACCGTCGTGAGGCGATTGCAGCATTAGTGTACTTCAAAGTAGTCGTGATTATTGGCATAATCAGGACCCCTTGTAGTATTCGAGCCATCGGGAGAATTCGGGGGTATAGAGTCTTTTAACGCTGGAACTCCACATTACAGTAGAATGTATGTCGTATATCGGTATACAAGATCTCGGCCTCGCTCCACCACAAGTTCGGGATCTATATTTCTACAAACCACCAATCAGAAGACACTAAGTCGAAACTCACTCGTAATGGGTTGTCGACGTGTTTGCCCTTTCGAGCAGCGCTGAGAGGATTTTCCGCTGGCCAGCCCGGAGATGTTGTGTGAGTGTTTGACGACTGACTCCGAGCTTTTCCGCCACTTCGGAAGTATCGTGTTCGCGGGGCCGCTCAAAGTACCCGTTAAAGTATGAGAGTTCGAGTGCGCGGCGCTGTTTGACCGTCAGCGACGCGAGTGGGTCCGACCGCTGTGGTTGCTGCGTGACCGTCTTGGCACTGCGGACCGAGCGGACGCTCGCGTCGGGGTAGGTTTCGGTGACCGCGTCAACGAGAGTCCGCATCTCGGTTTCGTCTTGGCCGACGACTGTAATCGAGACGCCGCCGTGGTCGGCCATTACATCGACGATGCGGCCACCATGGTTGCTCAGCACCGTCTCGGGTGTTGGTAGTTTGACCTCAATTTCACATCGGGGTGGCTCTTCGACTTGGGTGACCGTCCAGTCTGCGACAGCGTTGAGTCCGGAAACGGAATCGCGGATATCTGAAGCAGTTATCCCCTTCGCACGCAAAACATACAACAGTGTGTTTGCCCTCGGAACTGTCGTCAACACAGTCAACTTCGATGAATCAGGAAGGACGTGGTCAACGGCGACAAGTGGGATGCTTTCGTCACGGAGGTCGAACTCGATTGCAACGGGCGTTGGCGAGAGTAATGATTCGCGCCACTCGGTTGAACGCAACGCGTAGCCGATGGTCTCGCCGTATTCTTCGAGCAACACCACCGATTCGGGGTCGAATCCGGGCGTCGAGCTGTAAACCGCCAGCACGCCGACGGTCGCCCCATCGTGTGTGAGTGGGACCGCCGCGGTGCTCGCGAGACCGGCTTCGGCGGCATCCGTCCGCCACTCCGCCGTCGTTGTCGCACTCTCCACGTCCGTAATGACGTGTGGCTCCGCGTTGGCGAGTGCGACCAGTGCCGGCTCGCTTCCGCTCTCCGGTGATGTTCCCGGTTCGATTGCGGCGTCGACGTACTCGTCAATTCCGGCTACGGCACGCGGAACGATCCCGTCCCCGCGACCAGTCGTGCCCAGCCAGGCCCCATCGTAGTTCCGTTCCCGCACGAGGTGGGAACAGAATTGTTGAAGCAGTTCCTCCCGGGAGGACGTCGACGTCACGATATCAAGCATCGCGTCCTTGCTCCGACGTTCGCGAGCGAGGGCCTGTCGGGTCCGGTAGGATTCGACGGCCTGTTCGATGCGGCGTGCCAGCAGGTCGTTGCGCCCGCCCAACGACCGCTTTGGGATGTAGTCGGTCACTTCATTTCCGATGGCCTCGCTGGCGACCGACTCGCTGCCTTGGCCAGTGATGAGCACAAATGGTCTGTCGTCACCCTGATCGCGGAGGTCAGCGAGGAGGTCAAGTCCGGTCGCGGCTTCGAGCTGGAAGTCACATACTACACAATCTGGATCTATCTCGGTGATGGTCGACGAGGCAGTCTCGATGTCGGTTGCCGTCCTGACTACAAAGGACTCTCGCTGGTGGTCGAGTATCTCTGCAGTCGAACTCACCCACGTCTCGTCGTCGTCTATCAACAGGACGCAGATATCCGTGTGGTCGACTACAGACTCACCAGTCGCCGATTTCCCATTCATTTCACTCATCGGTCTGGTCTCGTGTTCACGAAACGCTCGTTGGGTGTCAGTTGTACCCGTGTTCCCGGGTGGCTGTGCGACAGACCATACATGCTAGTACAGACTGGGCCGACGGGGAATAAACCCACCACCAGCGTACGCTGGTTGTCTGCGGTGTTTGGCATCCCCAAGTCTAATCATAAGCGAACCAGCAACTTTTCATCGTGGCACTCGATCCCTATTTCGTCGGCACGATACAGGCCGTCGCTGGGGCCGTCGCCTTGCTTTTCGTATGGATCGGGTACAGGAACCGGGACAAGTCGGGAAGCTGGAGCTTCGTCGTGTTCACACTCGGTGTGTTCCTGTGGGCCACCGGACTGGCTGGGGACAATTTCACCGCCGGTTTCGGTCCTTCGTTTCTGGCGTACAGAACTGCCCTGCTGGGTGTGGAACTCGCGGCCATCGGCTGGCTGTTGCTCGCGATGGAAATCACGGGGCGAGGAACCCTCACGGGCCGCCTGCTGGCGGTCCTCGGTGGCTGGTTGGTCGTGATGCAACTCCTGATCTGGACGAACCCGGCCCAGTTTGTGTTCGGTTCCGGAACTGCGTTGGACGATGTACTGTTGCGTCCCGAACCGAACCTCGGGTTCTGGCTGCACGGCGGCGTGAGCTATCTCCTTGCGGTCGTTTCGATCGGGCTGCTGGCGGGGGATGCCCTCCTGTCGACGGGTGCCAGGCGGACCCAGAACGCCCTGCTCGCGCTCGCCGCCGTCCCGATCATCGTCTCGAATCTCGTGACGGTGGCCGATATCGTGCGCTACGACCTCTCGCCGTTCGGGTTTCTCGTCTCCGCGTTCGTGTTCGCGGTAGTTCTGTACCGGGGGCAGTTCTTGGATATCGTGCCCGTCGCGCGCCGGACCGCGATGGAGCAGATGACCGACGCCGTAGTGACACTCGATGAGGACAACCGCGTCATCGACTGCAACGGAACTGCACGGCGGCTGTTCGATGTCGGTGACGACTGGTTCGGTCTGGCAGTGCGAGCGTTTTTCGACCCGCTCGGGCCAGCCATCGACCAGCACCTTGAAGACAGCGCCGACAACGAGCGGGAACTGTCGGCGACCGTCGACGGCGAAAAGCGACATTTCACGCTGACGATATCACCCATCGGGGACGATTTCGAGCGCGGGCGGGTCCTCGTCTTGCACGACATCACCGCCCAGAAGCGCCGCGAGCGCGAACTCGAGCGCAAAAACGAGTTCCTCGACGAGTTCGCCAGCGTCGTCAGTCACGACGTGGCTACACCACTGGGCGTCGTCGAGAACAAGGCCAGACTCATCGAGATGACCGGTGACACGTCACACGCCGAAGACATCTACGACGCGACGACGCGAGTCCAGAGCCTGATCGATCAACTGGAGGAGCTCGCACGCCAGGGCAAGCGCGTGGGTGACGTGGAAGCGGTCGAGTTTGAGGCCGTGGTCCGCGAGGCGTGGCGAACCGTCGAGTCGCCATCCGGATCGCTGACTGTCGAGTCGACAGCCACCATCGAAGCCGACCGCGACCGGCTGCGGCAGCTCCTCGAAAACCTGCTGTCTAATGCCGTGGAACACGGTGCAGGCGAGACCGAACCGGTCAGTATCACCGCGGGTGTCCTCTCCAATGGATTCTACGTCGCCGACGACGGTCCGGGCATTCCTGAATCGGACGCCGACGCGGCGTTCGAGCGCGGCTTCACCACCGGCAGCGACACTACCGGCCTCGGCCTGGCCATCGTCCGTCGCATCGTCGACGGTCACGGCTGGGTCGTTGAGATGACCGAGAGCGAGGACGGCGGTGCACGCTTTGAGATCACCGGCGTCTCCGTCTCCGTCTCCGTCTCCGACGACCAGTCGTAACTGGACCGGCGCAGTTCTGATGCGTTTGGCTACTACGTGAATCGCCTCGGGGTCGAGCCCCGAGGCTTCCCGTTTCCACGACGTGACTTGCAGACACGGACTCGAAGTGAGTCGTGTCCGTAGCGGTCACAGTCTCCACGGGCGTGTCTTCGGGCCATCCCAGCCCTAATTCAGAAAAGCCTCTCTGTAAGACGTTCATCGCTGCATTCGCGTCCCTGTCCGTCTCAAATCCACACGGCGGACAGGAGTGTTCTCTGACCCAGATGGATTTCGCTGTCTCCACACCGCACGACGCGCATTCTTTGGTCGTGCCTCTGGCTTCGACTTGGACGACGTGACAGCCGTACAAGTCGGCTTTGTATTCGAACAGGGTGATGAATATAATATATCTAATAATTATTTACCGCATGCTGGTATGCTTGTTATCCAGATAGCGACGAGTCAGACAGGTAATGAGAGTGGCACTCTGGCGTCGGGAGCCAGCAGGGCAACGAACTTGCTTGATACAAATGCAACTGTTCAGGACTGTTCAATCGGGGGAGTTCTCGGTGAATGGTTTCGCTGCACCAACAGTCTCGGTACGAGCCGTGGCTGCATCGAACCTTCGAGACGCGAATCCGATGCATGTCACTGGTTTACTTCCGGGAGGAACACCGATGAATCCGCCAGTAGGGGTGGACCAATGACAACCCGCTGGCGTCGACACCGGGGATTACTCGTCGTGTTGCTGACGGTTGGACTGGTGTTTGGCGGGATGGCGGTTCTGCCAGGATCGGTAGCCGCTCAAGAGCAGTTTGCAGACGGCAACGGCTCCGATACCGATCCCTACGAGATCGCAAACTGGACGCACCTCGATAACGTCCGCGATGACCTGAGTGCGAACTATACTCTCGTGAACGATCTCGACGAGTCGACCGACGGCTACGACGAGGTGGCCAATTCGACGGCCAACGGCGGCAACGGGTTCGACCCGATTGGTGATGCTAACACTGTGTTTTCAGGGACGTTCGATGGCGACAATCACACGATTTCTAATCTTTCTATCGACAGAAACACCAATAACGGGCAGACTCCTGTCGGACTCTTTGGCAGTGTCATTTCTGCCACAATCGAGAATGTGGGTGTTGAGAACGTGGATATAGACAGTACTGGTGACGATGCCAGTGGCGGATTGGCCGGATTTGTCCAGGGTGGAACGATACGTGAAACATATGTGACCGGCAGTGTCGTGGGCGAAGGTATCGATGGCGGATTGGTCGGCTACCACGCCCTCGGTACGATACACGAGTCGTATGCGACTGCGAGTGTTGATGGCTCATCTGATGTTGGCGGACTCGTCGGCCGAAGCGGTTCCGGGAGTACAATACGTGAGTCGTATGCGACCGGTAGTGTCAGTGGCTCTTCTGATATTGGTGGGCTCGTTGGGGACGGTTCTGGCACTGTCGAAGATTCCTATTGGGATACAGAGTCGACGGGACAGAGCAATGGCGGTGGCGGAACCGGACTAACGACCGCAGAGATAACCGGCGCGAACGCCACTGACACCATGGCTGGCTTCGCGTTCACCGATACGTGGCACGCAACTGCTTCCTATCCCGATCTCGCGTGGCAGGATACTGATCCATTCTACGGCGTGACCATCGAAGACACGAACACACCAGTGAGCGAAGGCGAGACGCTCACCGTGATCGCCAACGTCACTAACTGGGCTGCCGACGGTAGCCCACAGTCGATCACGCTGACTGACACCGGATTCAGCACCGAACAG
This region of Halostella salina genomic DNA includes:
- a CDS encoding bacterio-opsin activator domain-containing protein; this encodes MIDDDETWVSSTAEILDHQRESFVVRTATDIETASSTITEIDPDCVVCDFQLEAATGLDLLADLRDQGDDRPFVLITGQGSESVASEAIGNEVTDYIPKRSLGGRNDLLARRIEQAVESYRTRQALARERRSKDAMLDIVTSTSSREELLQQFCSHLVRERNYDGAWLGTTGRGDGIVPRAVAGIDEYVDAAIEPGTSPESGSEPALVALANAEPHVITDVESATTTAEWRTDAAEAGLASTAAVPLTHDGATVGVLAVYSSTPGFDPESVVLLEEYGETIGYALRSTEWRESLLSPTPVAIEFDLRDESIPLVAVDHVLPDSSKLTVLTTVPRANTLLYVLRAKGITASDIRDSVSGLNAVADWTVTQVEEPPRCEIEVKLPTPETVLSNHGGRIVDVMADHGGVSITVVGQDETEMRTLVDAVTETYPDASVRSVRSAKTVTQQPQRSDPLASLTVKQRRALELSYFNGYFERPREHDTSEVAEKLGVSRQTLTQHLRAGQRKILSALLERANTSTTHYE
- a CDS encoding DUF7342 family protein — translated: MTEDESSSEEGIMDSQTTGEDRVRMVARQLSEPRTVNWIASEAGWSHEPTKRVLKRLVDDGILHRDDSGTHTTYYPDYRRQAMQEAMRLRDSGHTVEELTDRLADMKAQIRDWEDEFDVESPNQLRGTLAEEGLDADEEDRRRKIAHEWEHLQRRIEIVGFAIREWDFLTPTTEPGEASS
- a CDS encoding histidine kinase N-terminal 7TM domain-containing protein; the encoded protein is MALDPYFVGTIQAVAGAVALLFVWIGYRNRDKSGSWSFVVFTLGVFLWATGLAGDNFTAGFGPSFLAYRTALLGVELAAIGWLLLAMEITGRGTLTGRLLAVLGGWLVVMQLLIWTNPAQFVFGSGTALDDVLLRPEPNLGFWLHGGVSYLLAVVSIGLLAGDALLSTGARRTQNALLALAAVPIIVSNLVTVADIVRYDLSPFGFLVSAFVFAVVLYRGQFLDIVPVARRTAMEQMTDAVVTLDEDNRVIDCNGTARRLFDVGDDWFGLAVRAFFDPLGPAIDQHLEDSADNERELSATVDGEKRHFTLTISPIGDDFERGRVLVLHDITAQKRRERELERKNEFLDEFASVVSHDVATPLGVVENKARLIEMTGDTSHAEDIYDATTRVQSLIDQLEELARQGKRVGDVEAVEFEAVVREAWRTVESPSGSLTVESTATIEADRDRLRQLLENLLSNAVEHGAGETEPVSITAGVLSNGFYVADDGPGIPESDADAAFERGFTTGSDTTGLGLAIVRRIVDGHGWVVEMTESEDGGARFEITGVSVSVSVSDDQS